The proteins below are encoded in one region of Effusibacillus dendaii:
- a CDS encoding tRNA (mnm(5)s(2)U34)-methyltransferase yields MSGGWRQAGWRLPSVLEQARMLVRERLMGGRGESIPDNDGQISMQERNRRILAVDATVGNGHDTLFLAECVGANGLVYGFDIQSAAIEAASNRLSDARLLQRVVLLEAGHERLAEMLPQDTKGNLQAVMFNLGYLPGGDKSVITRADTTVRALQTALEWLAPQGVITCVIYPGHPGGAEESDRVLQWARTVDQRQAQVLWYRFLNQQNRPPTLLAISRNG; encoded by the coding sequence ATGAGTGGCGGGTGGCGACAAGCTGGCTGGCGCCTGCCGTCCGTTTTGGAACAGGCCAGGATGTTGGTGAGGGAACGGTTGATGGGCGGCCGTGGAGAATCGATTCCTGATAACGACGGACAAATTTCGATGCAGGAACGTAATCGGAGGATTCTGGCGGTTGACGCGACGGTGGGGAATGGCCATGATACGTTGTTTCTGGCGGAGTGTGTGGGTGCAAACGGGCTTGTCTACGGATTCGACATCCAATCTGCGGCGATCGAAGCTGCAAGCAACAGGTTGTCAGATGCGCGGCTTTTGCAGCGGGTCGTTTTACTGGAGGCAGGACATGAGCGTCTGGCAGAGATGCTGCCGCAAGATACAAAGGGGAACCTGCAGGCTGTCATGTTTAACCTCGGGTATCTGCCGGGCGGTGACAAATCGGTTATCACTCGCGCGGATACGACAGTCAGGGCTTTGCAGACAGCTTTGGAATGGCTCGCCCCGCAAGGCGTCATTACGTGCGTGATCTACCCGGGTCATCCAGGCGGAGCTGAGGAATCGGACAGGGTGTTGCAATGGGCCCGCACAGTCGATCAAAGGCAGGCGCAGGTGTTATGGTATCGATTTTTGAACCAGCAAAACAGACCGCCGACACTGCTGGCTATCAGCCGTAATGGGTAG
- a CDS encoding TIGR01212 family radical SAM protein (This family includes YhcC from E. coli K-12, an uncharacterized radical SAM protein.) — MTDLVAGSRTPRFWGGDGYHKKRYHTWNHHLRQIFQEKVFKVPLDAGFTCPNRDGSKGTGGCTFCSAEGSGDFAGDRRDSLVDQFQTIRDRMHEKWPRAKYLGYFQAFTNTYAPAHQLREMYETVLAQEGVVGLSIATRPDCLPDDVVDLLSELNEKTYLWVELGLQTVHEKTALLINRGHDYQCYLDAVEKLRARNIRICSHIILGLPGESEQEMLETGQAVAALPVQGIKIHLLHLLKYTPLVKLFEAGGLQFLEKDQYIRLVVDILEMLPPEMVVHRLTGDGPPDILIGPMWSLDKWGVLNGIDAELERRNTWQGRLWTPKDSWTPEKGRLLNPQADFVELPVFKDTFL, encoded by the coding sequence ATGACAGACCTTGTGGCAGGCAGCCGGACGCCCCGGTTTTGGGGCGGTGACGGATACCATAAAAAGCGGTATCATACGTGGAATCATCATTTACGGCAGATTTTTCAGGAGAAAGTATTCAAAGTGCCGTTGGATGCGGGGTTTACTTGTCCAAATCGGGACGGTTCAAAAGGAACCGGCGGCTGTACGTTTTGTTCGGCGGAAGGATCGGGTGATTTTGCCGGGGACCGGAGAGATTCGCTGGTCGATCAGTTTCAAACGATCCGAGACCGGATGCACGAAAAATGGCCGCGCGCCAAATATCTGGGATATTTCCAGGCGTTTACCAACACGTACGCGCCCGCCCATCAACTGCGTGAGATGTATGAAACCGTTTTGGCTCAGGAAGGGGTTGTCGGATTGTCAATTGCGACGCGCCCCGACTGTTTGCCGGATGATGTGGTGGATTTACTGTCTGAGTTGAATGAGAAAACCTATCTATGGGTGGAATTGGGACTGCAGACGGTTCATGAAAAAACGGCTCTGCTGATTAACCGGGGACATGACTACCAATGCTATCTGGATGCGGTGGAAAAACTGCGGGCGCGCAATATCCGGATTTGTTCGCATATCATTCTGGGACTGCCCGGGGAATCGGAACAGGAAATGCTGGAAACAGGCCAAGCGGTTGCCGCGTTGCCAGTTCAAGGCATCAAAATCCACCTGTTGCACTTGTTGAAATACACACCGCTTGTGAAACTGTTTGAAGCGGGCGGTTTGCAATTTCTTGAGAAAGATCAGTACATTCGTCTGGTAGTCGACATTCTGGAAATGCTGCCGCCGGAGATGGTGGTGCATCGTCTGACGGGAGATGGGCCGCCCGATATTTTGATCGGACCGATGTGGAGTCTCGACAAGTGGGGCGTTCTCAACGGCATCGATGCGGAACTGGAGCGCCGCAATACCTGGCAAGGAAGATTGTGGACGCCAAAAGATTCGTGGACACCGGAAAAAGGACGGCTGCTCAATCCGCAGGCTGATTTTGTCGAGCTGCCCGTTTTTAAGGATACATTTCTATGA